In Corylus avellana chromosome ca8, CavTom2PMs-1.0, the genomic stretch ATAAAGTAGACAAGAACGAAAAATAGGAAACAAAGTGCAGGCACGCCCGATTATCTTCTTCAATGATCTCAATATGGACTGGCCCTTCTTTATATAGACCGGTAGCCCTACTAACTACTAACAGAACCCATTCAGCTGGGCTCACTAACCAACTAACAGAACCCAGCTATTATATGGATCTGTTAGACCCATTACATTTTTTCATGGATCCTATTAGCTGTctgaatagttttttttttttttttttttttttttttgagtagcTGTCTGAATTTTTCGTTGTAGGCACATAATAGAAAAATGAGACCTACGTGTCTGAAACATATGGGCCCTacaatttctatttaaatttctaaaaattcGGGTAAAAATTCAATCCGTTTTAAAGAGAAAGTGATGCGTGATCTTATTTTGACAAcgctttttgatttttttttttaattaagaaaaataaaaaaaaagcactcACTAAAAGATCACAAGGATGTTTGCAACTACTGTAGATGCGAGCCAGTCAGCCAACGAAACAAATTAGCCATAAGCGCAGCTGAATCACTTACCTTTCCAGAGTATTACCAAACGTTCAACTCTCGACGTTCTTCTAGCTGGTTGGCTTAACTCGTACGGTCCAACGCAGTTACAGAAGAACAGAGCGAAGACGATGATGTTGGACGGCATGGAGGACGAAGACAAATGGCTCGCCGAAGGGATCGCCGGCATTCAACACAACGCCTTTTACATGCACCGCGCTCTGGTACACCTCAAACTCTCCCATTCTAATCTTTCCTGGAAATCCCGATCCTATCCTAACCTTGGAAAAATTTCTACCATCTCAGGACGCGAACAATCTCCGAGAAGTCCTCAAGTACTCTGCTCAGATGCTGTCGGAGCTCCGAACCTCGAAGCTTTCTCCTCACAAATACTACGAACTCTGtaattgctttttctttttcttttttttttaatttcgatTCACCAATCGATTTGTTTGTGCTGCTCAATTACTCGGAATAATTGcaatttggatttggttttgtGAGATATGCGAGCGTTCGATGAATTGAAGAAGCTGGAGATGTTCTTCAAAGACGAAAGCAGGCACGGGGTTTCGGTCGTTGATCTTTATGAACTTGTTCAGCATGCTGGCAACATTTTGCCTAGACTGTAAGATTTTCAGTTGATTAGAGAaagcaattttcaattttcaatatgCATGATTGTATATTGACTTCAAATTTATAGTGTGCCTATACTCTGGAGCTTAAAGTTGATGTAAGTAAAAGGAAGTAGGAGGTGATATATTGTTCACTTTAGGTTGAAAGGATCTCTACTTCTTCGtgaggagggaaaaaaaaatggactgAGAAATTTCTTGTTTAGAAAAGAACTTCAATCTAGGGACAACTTTACCATTGTAAACCTAGGATGAAAGGTTAACAAAATGTTAGCATCAGTATTATAGACTAAAATCAGAAATTATTATGGTGTGTTGGAAACAGAACGAGGGTTTAATAGTTCCTACGAGACAgtttttatctaaattttttatttacttttagtTCTTTCATTCTTTACAGTGTGTTTATAGCTTGTTTAAAATACTCTTATGTTTTGCTGTAATTGTACAAGTGAGTCATGCATTTTAACCTTTTGGCTGTGCAATCACAGATCCGTTCTAGTTTGTGCAGTTGTCCTCTTTCAGATGGGCTTATCcatatttgattattttcagATATCAAATTATTTTGTCAGTGCATGTGAAGTACCTTTTGTTGATTTACCAGGTATCTCCTATGTACGGTAGGATCTGTGTACATTAAATCTAAGGAGGCTCCTGCTAAAGATGTCCTTAAAGATCTTGTGGAAATGTGTCTTGGTGTTCAACATCCAATACGTGGGCTATTTTTAAGAAGTTATCTTGCTCAAGTCAGTAGAGATAAGTTACCTGATATTGGTTCAGAATATGAGGGGTAAGTTGGTTGCTTGATTAGGTATCTTTCCCTTTTTGAAACGAAGTTGTCCATTTCAGTAGTCGATTGCTTAGTTGTATGTTTTTGTTGATCAATGTTTTAATATGTTCAGTATTCACGGGTTCTTGCATAAAAAGATCCTACCATATGAATTCCCTTCATTATGGCATAGGTTggtctccaaatttttttttcccctttcagaTTACTCCAATCATCCTGTCATTTTGATTATAACGAACAGTCATAAGAAGCATTTTATAGTTTAAATCTCCTTGCCCCACTATACCTTTGTATGTGTTACTAAGTCTCATATTAAAGATTTCCAATTGACAAAATTGAACTTAGATTTGAATTTGGTATAAGATTAATGCAATCAATAGTCTTAAGAGTAATTTTACCATGTCTAtatgttcaatttttataacatgTATGATGCTTGCAAGCCACATGGGACCACTTTAAATGTGCCAAAGTAATCCAATGTTTATGCTGTAATGTCATGCTCTTATGTTATCTTCAGAGATGATAAGTGTCTTATGAACACCAACTTACTTATACCTTAACTGAAGATTCAACTGTGCCAACTATCTTTCTGCAGTGATGCTGACACTGTCATGGATGCTGTAGAATTTGTGCTTCAGAATTTCACCGAGATGAATAAACTTTGGGTACGACTGCAACTTCAGGTTCGTTGGACATCTATGAACTCTTTTCTGCTTCATGCTTGGACATGCATGGCACCAAAGTACTTGCTTGCCATAGAGTTAAAAACGAGTCATGAGGGCATGATTTTTGGCCATGCAGATGTTATGGTGCTTGTGAATCATTCATACTCTTTGGCGATCCTGAGTTGAGGCCTTCAATTGGGCTTTCTGGTCTGCAGGGACCTGGTCGGTTAAGAGAGAAGCTGGAAAAGGAAAGGAGTGAGCTCCGTGATCTGGTAATACCTGAAACTGCCACCAGAAGAAATAGTGTGTTACAGATTTTGATAAGAGTAACAGTCCTatgcttcttatttttcttactAGGTGGGGAAAAACCTCCACGTTCTCAGTCAGATAGAGGGTGTGGACCTTGAAATGTACAAAGATACCGTTCTTCCCAGAGTCTTAGAGCAGGTCTGTTAGTCTAGTTCTCTTCTCAGgaatttcttttgaaatttattattctatttttcaattttctgctTCAGAATCCCTTTCTGATCAACTTTCAAAATTGCATCGAAATCGGCTTGTGCAGATTGTCAACTGCAAAGATGAGCTTGCTCAATATTATCTGATGGATTGCATAATTCAGGTCTTTCCTGATGAGTACCACTTGCAGACCCTTGAGACATTATTGAGTGCTTGCCCCCAGCTTCAGGTTGGTAACATGACCTCTTGGATATTATTTCCTGTTTCAGGTTTGCATAGAGAAAACATTTCAATAATTCCAAACGGAACACATCCTACACCCCATAGGCTAGCTAGTTGCCATGCTGCCCATGTGATAAATGCCCTTAGGCCTAGGAGGAGTATTCAATGCCAGTTAGCCGCCTAAATTGCCCAAGCTGCATCACAATATGGCAAAAAGCTGAATCACCCTGGGTTACCAAATATCCTGCAAGTAACTTCAACTTTTTAAAAGCTCAAACACCCTTGGAATTGCGCCATCAAACTGGGCCTCAACTGAGAAGTAGTCTATAATTGCATGCTGTCGCTATCTAGTGACTTAGTCATGATCCAAGGTTTTTTTATAGACCTATGAACTTTTAAGAATTTTCTCCTTATAGGATGGACATACATGCTAGATGTGAGAAGCATATGCATGCCTGCACGTTTGCAGAATACATAGGGCAGGGATCTTTGGATCTTGATTATCGAGCTTTTCAGTgtcttgcttttctttttgtatcTAATTAAAGCAATAATctcacttctaaaaaaaaaattaaagcaataaTCTCAAAAGAGGTAGCCtactgccttttttttttttacttttcttttttcccccccTTAATCACTGGTTTACATGGTTTTTTATTCACAGCCAACGGTTGACATCAAGACAGTGTTATCTCAATTAATGGACAGATTATCAAATTATGCTGTTTCAAGTACAGATGTGAGTCATCTATATGCTGTCTTTGTGATTCATGCTTTCCCATTTTCTTGATCATGGTTTTCTTCTGTCAGGTATTACCTGAATTTCTTCAAGTAGAAGCTTTTGCAAAATTGAGCAGTGCTATTGGGAGGGTAAGCTGTCTATTGCCCTAAGATTGTAATTTACTTTGACTGGTACACATATTTGGAAGATTTCTACAAGCTCAACCATTCTGTTGAAGAAGTTGAGTTCCAAAAGATTAAACAGTAGACCTCTAGGTGCTGCCTTCTTGAAGTTTTGATACAAATTTAAGAATATTGTAGCGAGATGTAATCCCATGTAGTGACTATTTTGTGAAAGACTAAAAGAATCTATTTTAAACGGGAcagagttttcttccaaactaggttagaggaatttcctccaacctattctataaaaatgacgtgtcacttttcatgtgagaagcacatgttttttgaataaaatttattctaactttgtccttctaattaaaaaaagtgtCACATGATCACATGTGGAGAATTTATTCTAAAGTGTCCttgtaataaaatttattctcacATGTGGAGAAcacgtcatttttatagaataggttgGAAGAAAACTGTCCTTTTAAATGATCATACATTATTTTTGATATTCTTTCGGAAGGTCAACTGAAGGGTGCGGGTAACACAGCATGGGGCAAAACTCCATTAGATGTAAGTTGCACTGCCCTCAGATTTCATGTTCAGTGTACTGTTTGTCGATGTAAATGGAAGATGCCATTCATGCAGAGAAAGCATTTTGTTCAAATCCAGAAAGGAATGATCTCAAACAATTTAACGAGGTTTCTGATATAATCTAATTCCAAATTGTCAAGTATATGCCTTAGACTTCCAATTCAAGCATGTGCTCCATTGGATATATTAGAAATGGAGACGCAGAAGTTAGCTCTGCAGATGACAAGAAGGAGAACATGGATGGTGAAATCCGATAAGGGGCTTTCGCCTTTTTCATAAAATCCCAATCCAGAGTATTCAAATTTGAAGGGAAAAAGAGGGCCTTATTTTTTGCTCAACTGATTTCACATGTTAGGCATGCAAATGCATTGATTATGCCCTTTTTTAATAGCAGCATTTTGCTTCATTTATTTCCATGCTATCCATGTTTTTCTCTGCTATAAATATGTTTAACTAAATGTGGAATTGTGCTCTATATATGTTGTTCAACTACAATGCAATGGCAGGTGATAGAAGCACAGGTTGACATGCCTATTGTTGGAGCCATAAGTTTATATGTCTCTCTTCTTACGTTTACTCTCCGTGTTCATCCTGATCGGCTTGACTATGTGGATCAAGTACTGGTATGTTTCTTGGAACTCGTTTATAATACTCATTTGACACCTAAAAGTTTCACCTAACTATTGGCACGGATGGTAAATTCTTTGAGCTTCCATATCAAATGGATTTTATCAGACAGGTTTACACTTACATtgatagcatttttttttttttttttttttttcagggagCATGTGTTAAGAAGCTTTCTGGAAAACCAAAGCTCGAAGACAATAGAGCAAAAAAACAAGTTGTCGCACTACTGAGTGCTCCATTGGATAAATACAATGATATTGTCATGGCCCTGATGCTTTCTAATTATCCCCGTGTGATGGACCACCTTGATAATGAAACAAACAAAGTTATGGCCATTGTTATTATTCAAAGCATCATGAAAAATAACACTTGCATCTCTACTGCTGATCAGGTAGGTGTCTTCTTTGGTTGTGTTataatctcaaattttctttttgaagagtGGTTAATATGCACTTTGTAGGTTGAGGTGTTGTTCGAATTAATTAAAGGGCTCATGAAAGACTTGGATGGAACTGCTGTAGATGAGGTGCAtataaatcttcttcttctttttatttattttttattttttattttttttatcagcaTTTTCAtctaataagataaatatttgagTATTAAGAATTTTCTTGGTAGCCTGTTATCAACTccacatgattttttttcttcctttttcttttttgatagtGAATCTGTAATGTTCTAGTTATAAACATATACAACTTTTCTTGTTGCATGTCTCTCTTCTTGGTTTATTCATGCCATATTACCAACAGCTTGATGAGGAGGATTTTAAGGAAGAACAAAACTCTGTTGCTCGTCTCCTTCACATGCTTTATAATGATGACCCAGAGGAAATGTTAAAGGTAAGTAATTGATGTCTTGAAAGTTTTCTGCGTCATCACTGTTTCTTTTGATGCTAATGTTACTTGAATCTCCTTAGATCAATAAAGTCTTGTAAAATACATTTTCTGCTCGTTTCAACTTATACTCTTCTTGCTCATTGAATTGATACGTTTATGAGCTGAAAAAAGTCGAGAGATAAAGAAGCTAAGGTCAGCTTGTTGTGTACTAATGGAGCACACAAAATTGTAGGATTTTGACTGTCAATCAATGTATACGCAGTCCTTGTAAAATGTAAATCGAAACATTGGTGCcacaacaaattaaattttttaagatattttaaaGCCTCAAGAATCAGAACCTTCAAGTGATTTTTGCACACAACCTCTCTTTTTGTACAATGTTAATGCGCGTATTTATCTTTTCTGGGTGTGTATTCATCCAGTAATAGTGTTAGGCATAGTTGTGGTCTATGATTCAAGgacacattttttgaaattttggggtGTTCAACTCTTTTGATGGTGGTAGGACTGTAGTGGAAACCCGTATCTGACATTTCTGTGTCAAAATGCAATACTTGTCTCTATTTCCACAAGTCTTAGGTTCTcgttagcttcttttttttccccatatTTATGACTTACAGAGTCATCTTCTGATATTGTTGTTTACTGACCTTCAGATCATATGCACCATGAAGAAGAATATAATGGATGGAGGATCAAAACGCCTGCCTTTTACTGTTCCTCCTCTTATATTTTCTGCACTCAGGGTATGCTTCTTAACTGATTGTAGCAGACAATTGTTTCACTTGATACAAATATACAAATCTCTATATGAGATACACACGAGTAAAGAATCACATGTTTGTGGTTTGCAGTTGATTAGGCGATTGCAAGGTCAGGATGGGGATGTAGCTGGAGAGGAAGTGCCTGCAACGCCAAAAAGGATTTTTCAGATCTTAAATCAGGTTACTTTTGACAAATgagatttaatagaaaaaaggaTTTTTCAGATCTTAAATCAGGTTACTTTTGACAAATGAGATTTAATAGAACTTCTGTGGAAGACATGTCAGTTGCAGACTATTGACAATAATGACAATACAAGTGTCTCTAGATTGAGTGATGCTACATACACTCCCACTCTCACACTCTCAAATGCACACTCCTTGACATGGCTCTAAAAGTCACCATTGGATCTAAAAGTCAACAGTAATTCATCCAatatctaatggtgatttttagCGCCACGTCAAGGTGTGTACATTTGGGAGTGTGTGTAGTAGTACTCCTCTAACAAGCAACGGCTTTCGCGCTAGCGCTCGGCCATTGACCTGCGATATGACAATAATGATTGCTTTGTTTCAGACTATTGAAGCTCTTTCAACTGTTCCAACTCCTGAACTGGCATTAAGGTTATACCTGCAATGTGCTGAGGTATGTAATGACTGTGTGATAGTGCAGATAAAAggatttgaaaatgattttggttttattctttaatatttgTAGGAAAGCATTTTCTGCTTTCAAGCTTAGCTGTAAAGGCATCATCAATCCCATTATTATGCATGAAATGTTACAATGGCATTCTGCCATTACCATACTAGTTAGTTACACTTCGTTAAACAGAGTTACTATGCATTATCTCTTGATCATATTTTCCTTTGATAAAGAAAGGCTTACATGTCATGTTGAATAACTCTAGCTGGGAACTAACTGGCATTAAGGTTATACCTGCAATGTGCTGAGGTATGTAATGACTGTGTGATAGTGCAGATAAAAGGatcagaaaatgattttggttttattatttaatatttgtaGGAAAGCATTTTCTGCTTTCAAGCTTTAGCTGTAAAGGCATCATCATTCCCATTATTATGCATGAAATGTTACAATGGCATTCTGCCATTACCATACCAGTTAGTTACACTTCGTTAAACAGAGTTACTATGCATTATAAAGAAAGCCTTACATGTCATGTAGAATAACTCTAGCTGGGAACTAACTGTTTGTTTctcaacttttttgtttttgttccttGACAATCAGGCTGCTAATGACTGTGATCTTGAGCCTGTTGCTTATGAATTTTTCACTCAGGCATTTGTGTTATATGAAGAAGAAGTTGCGGTAATTGTCCAGGAATTTGTTTCTTGTGATTGAGTTTCATTGTAGATTACTGACAAGAAGTGGCCTGTAGTCTTCAAATGTTTGAATGAAGAAACTGGCAGTATCTCACATTTAGCCTTTCCTTATTTGTTCTATTCACACAAATATGTACCTTGCTTTTTAGGACTCCAAGGCCCAGGTGACTGCAATACATCTAATAATTGGGACTCTTCAGAGAATGAATGTATTTGGTGTTGAAAATAGAGATACTTTAACACACAAGGCCACGGGGGTAATGATTGCGTGCATTTCTATCTGATTATTATGCTCTTGTAACCCCTTCCTGCCAAAACTCATGataatgtttttctttcattcagTATTCAGCAAAGCTTCTAAAGAAACCAGATCAGTGCAGAGCAGTTTATGCATGTTCGCATCTTTTTTGGGTTGATGATCAGGATGGCATTAAGGATGGAGAAAGGTACACTTCAGTCAATATATTAAATCAAACTAGTTGCCTGGTTTCATTCATCTTGATGTGTCGGCTTGTACCATTTTTTCGCATTAAATTCTCTGGTTGTTAGGTATTCTCTGCTTGGTGTGGTAATCCTGAGTTTACCTGAATTACCAGAAATTTTGGAAGGGGGAATAACTACAAGTGCTATTTCTATTGGCAGGGTCCTGCTTTGCTTAAAGCGTGCCTTGAGGATTGCAAGTGCTGCTCAACAGATGTCCAATGTTACACGGGGTAGCAGTGGGCCAGTTACACTCTATGTTGAAATACTGAACAAGTCAGTAGTTTGGAGCCTGTaccaaatttttacttttttatacactTAAGTAAATAGCTTTTATATGTGCTGTAATTACTTTTATGGATCATGGGTGAATTTGCATCAGGTACCTCTATTTTTTTGAGAAGGGAAACCCCCAAATCACAAGCGCCGCAATCCAAGGTCTGCTAGAATTAATCACAACCGAGATGCAAAGCGACTCCGCAGCTCCCAATACTGTATCAGATGCTTTCTTTGCAAGCACGCAGCGGTACATTCAGTTCCAGAAACAGAAAGGTGGTGTAATGAGTGAAAAATATGATTCTGTGAAGGTTTGAGTTTCTAGTATGTGTTAAGTTATACTACCGAAATGTCTGGGCAAGCAGCTAGTTGTGTGAAAAGTGATGGGGTTGAGAGGAAGTTGATGATGGGGAGAGGTGAGCAGCGAGCCCAATTGTGTGAAAATTCTTTGCACCCTTGACGGGGAACtcatttatagttttttttttttttttttttgaaccttTCGCTTGTTATTCTTTTtgtcaaatatttgtttttattcaatttttggtTGGTTTGATGATAGAACTACAATTTTACAAGAGCTGTGTcagaaaatggacaaaaattgtATGAAATTGGACTGAAGATTAATTTGCTACGGAGATCTTACCACAAGGGGCTATTAAGATAACTTTTATATCCCCCATATAGATGGATTTGATATATGCCTAAACCTCAGGAATTAGTTTGGTAATTATTccttaaatcaaattaaattgttaaatgCCAAGAGCACCACACAACATGAATGTGGCGGGTATTTGACATGTGTCCACGCCCACGGGTCATGCTGAACAAGTAGGAAGCAAACATGGAACCACTGCGTTACCTGGATGGCCGGATCTACTTGTTCCTCCAAACCTAAGGCGGATCTACTtgttcttttcaaaacaaaaatattaacaaacaactcaaaacattcaaaattagtttcatatttatgtcacattagaacaatatttcaaatcaaatataaaagaaaaaataccctctaaaaacattaacaaatgaGGTAAAATTTTGTCACCCACTTGCGAACTGTTGGCTGGGAAGATGTAAATATGCCTCTCGGGTGTTCTCAAGactatttaaataattttctaaCAAGAAATGTTATTCAGTATTCTCAAgcattcattttttaatattctctttaaaaaaaaggaaaaagaaagtagTGAATGTGAATATGAATACGAATGTGCCACAGAGACAAAAATACAgagaaataaacaattaaaatgcTGAGCAGCAATTCTTGTCCCTCACACATCCTATTCTTTTGCGTTTGTTGGCTGCTCCGTTCTATTGGCCGCGGTCAAAATGGAAGAACGTTGACTTCACAAGAATTTGGTAGTGCGGATAGATTTTTTGGCAGCCATTCCGTAGAGATGGTTTGGTGGGGTTAGATAGGATTTCTCAGTCAAAGTTTTACAACCACGGAAATTAACTTTATCAAAGTTAGACAACATCATTGAAAGAAAGTCTAATAGCTTTGCTATTAAATTCCTCACAAATAAACACGCAtgacaatttataattaataaaaaaaatatatttatatttcataaCTATCttatcttcatatatatatatatatatatatatataataagaattaATTCAAGGGTTGTTTGAGACTGTATGAGATTATCATATCAACATTATAAGATAACTATatgataaaaatttgatttctagcattactcttaatgaaataattatgcaaaaaatctaatttaattaatttaattaattagtaactAATTTATTAACCATACATTTAATCATTTCGTGTAGTCTAAACATTTTCCTTAGTGGAACACAAAAAGATCCGTGGCGTCTATTTCTTTGTGACATATGTTTTTCATTAAACTCAATTAGGCATACAACTGTCTGTCTGCctcttattaatattttatttgcttgtcGGAGTCTCAACATGCCTATCTCCACATCAACTTTCCttgttttcttctccttgtAAATGAATTAATGAAGTGGCCGAGAATCTTCCTGGGATTTGCTTAAACTGCAAATTTTCTAccggtatttttttttttaataaaaaagggTAGTCATGGATTAAACAGTAATGGCTGGCGCTAAGGGTTGATTTATCCAATATATAAGGGTTGGAAGTCAGCaagtttttttgggggggggggggcgtCAAAGCAAAAAATGATGattaagaaggaaaaaaccAGCAACGAAATGGGACATAAACAAGCAGAACAGAACATCCTCTGCTTTGAGTCAATTTATGTGGGAAACTCTTCGAATTGCGATTAGCATTCTGTTCTCTACATCATAAGTTGAGCTTCAAAACTCGCAAGCATGGAGGTATATGATCATGGCGGCTTAAAAAGTGGCAGTTCTTGCCATAATCATCAATACAAGGAGGAAGCCTCTTTGAGATCAATTTCTCTTCTCCCAATAGAGCTGCCAGAAATATCGACACTCGGTTGGCCACTTTTAAGGAAAACTGCAGATGTGAGAGAAGAGGCTTTGAGAATATCTGAAGCTAGGAATATGTCTGTGGTTGAATGGGTGATGAGCCTGCCTAGTCGATCCACGGTTCAAATTTTACAGAACCAGATTGATCTGGGTTTGAATAAAACAGACATGTCTTTCAATAGGAAGGTTGTCAACTCCACCTTTGAAGATGATGAAAGAGTTCGAGGTAGCAGGAAGCCTGAAGATGAGAACTTTGGCCTTGTCTGTGAATACAAAGTAGAAGTTTCCTCGAGTTCAGCTTCTTTCCATGTAAAAGAGTCTCCACGATCAAGGCCTGGTTGGCCTCTTCGTCGGATTGCAGCTTCTGCAAGTGTAGATTCTTCAACATATTCTGAAGCTAAAAATATGTCTGCTGTTCAATTGGTCATGAGCCTGCCTACTCGATCAGATTCAGTAACTCCACAGACCCAAAATGGTTTAGTTTCTAATAAGATAGAAATTCATATTGAAAGACAGATAAGTTATTCTGGGGATTTAAAGAATTATCGGAAAGCATCAGGAAAACTACTCAAGGGTTTGGAGCTTCTCATTTCTCCTTGTAGGTGGTTCAGCTACAAGGAGCTCAATAGTGCAACTTCCAATTTCTCCTCAGGTTAAATCTTTTTTCCTCTTGAATTCTTGGTAGAGCAAAATGATTTTGATCCCTTTCAGCATATTAGTTTCACTatctaaatatttttgtttcctgACAGAAAATCTTATTGGAGAGGGAGGTTGTAGCTATGTATACAAAGGACATCTTCCCTGTGGCAGATCAGTGGCAGTAAAGATATTAAAATCATATAAAGAAGCTTGGATTGACTTCTACTCAGAAATGAATGTCATCTCTACATTGAAGCACAAGCACATTACATCTCTCATTGGTGTATGTGTGGAAGATAACTTTCTTATTTCTGTCTATGACTTCTTTCCCATGGggagtttagaggaaaacttacATGGTAATCTTCAATGACT encodes the following:
- the LOC132189221 gene encoding vacuolar protein sorting-associated protein 35B-like isoform X1; the protein is MMLDGMEDEDKWLAEGIAGIQHNAFYMHRALDANNLREVLKYSAQMLSELRTSKLSPHKYYELYMRAFDELKKLEMFFKDESRHGVSVVDLYELVQHAGNILPRLYLLCTVGSVYIKSKEAPAKDVLKDLVEMCLGVQHPIRGLFLRSYLAQVSRDKLPDIGSEYEGIHGFLHKKILPYEFPSLWHSDADTVMDAVEFVLQNFTEMNKLWVRLQLQGPGRLREKLEKERSELRDLVGKNLHVLSQIEGVDLEMYKDTVLPRVLEQIVNCKDELAQYYLMDCIIQVFPDEYHLQTLETLLSACPQLQPTVDIKTVLSQLMDRLSNYAVSSTDVLPEFLQVEAFAKLSSAIGRVIEAQVDMPIVGAISLYVSLLTFTLRVHPDRLDYVDQVLGACVKKLSGKPKLEDNRAKKQVVALLSAPLDKYNDIVMALMLSNYPRVMDHLDNETNKVMAIVIIQSIMKNNTCISTADQVEVLFELIKGLMKDLDGTAVDELDEEDFKEEQNSVARLLHMLYNDDPEEMLKIICTMKKNIMDGGSKRLPFTVPPLIFSALRLIRRLQGQDGDVAGEEVPATPKRIFQILNQTIEALSTVPTPELALRLYLQCAEAANDCDLEPVAYEFFTQAFVLYEEEVADSKAQVTAIHLIIGTLQRMNVFGVENRDTLTHKATGYSAKLLKKPDQCRAVYACSHLFWVDDQDGIKDGERVLLCLKRALRIASAAQQMSNVTRGSSGPVTLYVEILNKYLYFFEKGNPQITSAAIQGLLELITTEMQSDSAAPNTVSDAFFASTQRYIQFQKQKGGVMSEKYDSVKV
- the LOC132189221 gene encoding vacuolar protein sorting-associated protein 35B-like isoform X2, producing MMLDGMEDEDKWLAEGIAGIQHNAFYMHRALDANNLREVLKYSAQMLSELRTSKLSPHKYYELYMRAFDELKKLEMFFKDESRHGVSVVDLYELVQHAGNILPRLYLLCTVGSVYIKSKEAPAKDVLKDLVEMCLGVQHPIRGLFLRSYLAQVSRDKLPDIGSEYEGDADTVMDAVEFVLQNFTEMNKLWVRLQLQGPGRLREKLEKERSELRDLVGKNLHVLSQIEGVDLEMYKDTVLPRVLEQIVNCKDELAQYYLMDCIIQVFPDEYHLQTLETLLSACPQLQPTVDIKTVLSQLMDRLSNYAVSSTDVLPEFLQVEAFAKLSSAIGRVIEAQVDMPIVGAISLYVSLLTFTLRVHPDRLDYVDQVLGACVKKLSGKPKLEDNRAKKQVVALLSAPLDKYNDIVMALMLSNYPRVMDHLDNETNKVMAIVIIQSIMKNNTCISTADQVEVLFELIKGLMKDLDGTAVDELDEEDFKEEQNSVARLLHMLYNDDPEEMLKIICTMKKNIMDGGSKRLPFTVPPLIFSALRLIRRLQGQDGDVAGEEVPATPKRIFQILNQTIEALSTVPTPELALRLYLQCAEAANDCDLEPVAYEFFTQAFVLYEEEVADSKAQVTAIHLIIGTLQRMNVFGVENRDTLTHKATGYSAKLLKKPDQCRAVYACSHLFWVDDQDGIKDGERVLLCLKRALRIASAAQQMSNVTRGSSGPVTLYVEILNKYLYFFEKGNPQITSAAIQGLLELITTEMQSDSAAPNTVSDAFFASTQRYIQFQKQKGGVMSEKYDSVKV
- the LOC132190017 gene encoding protein kinase STUNTED-like gives rise to the protein MEVYDHGGLKSGSSCHNHQYKEEASLRSISLLPIELPEISTLGWPLLRKTADVREEALRISEARNMSVVEWVMSLPSRSTVQILQNQIDLGLNKTDMSFNRKVVNSTFEDDERVRGSRKPEDENFGLVCEYKVEVSSSSASFHVKESPRSRPGWPLRRIAASASVDSSTYSEAKNMSAVQLVMSLPTRSDSVTPQTQNGLVSNKIEIHIERQISYSGDLKNYRKASGKLLKGLELLISPCRWFSYKELNSATSNFSSENLIGEGGCSYVYKGHLPCGRSVAVKILKSYKEAWIDFYSEMNVISTLKHKHITSLIGVCVEDNFLISVYDFFPMGSLEENLHGHDSISVLPWEVRFKVAVAAAEALNYLHNECSPPVIHRDVKSSNILLSNEFQPQLSDFGLSIWGPTDSTHVIHGDVVGTFGYIAPEYFMRGRVSDKIDVYSLGVVLLELLSGRKPIGSETSKGQRSLVKWAKPLLESGDLKALLDPKLDGNFDVDQMHRMLLAASLCISQSSRLRPKVSQILKILTGEKDGNECVNFHVIDLKEMGNQDDDDVFLEFGYKRHMNSALLQTENDSNSQSSGETSLGSAEKPRHFMLKDYFKQRQD